The following is a genomic window from Brevibacterium limosum.
CCCCGCAGTATTGGCCGATATCGTTTATCGCAAGAAACCTGAGCCTGCCCCGGCACCTAAGCCAGTGCCGTCCGTTCCCGTGCGAGCAAAGCGGAAACTCAAGCGAATCGTCAAACGCATTGTCGCCCGGTCAGCTGCATCCAACGTGGCTAAGCCCGCGACCACCCCGGTTCAACCTGTTGCCAAAGCGCCAGTTGCTGCGGAACCGAAGCCTCAACGTATCGGCCTGGTTGTCACCAGGGCGGGAATTTTCGCTGACAACCGCATCGACTTCAGTGAAGATGATCAGCGTAGATTCTGGCTCGAGACGATCGCACTGCTCGAAGAGAAGGGATACGACTACCGTCTCTTCACCACTGGGCATTTCTCAGATGAGGTATTCCTCGACACCCTTATCAAGTCCTCTGGTATTCCGGCTAAAAAGGCTGCAGTTACGGTGAATTCTCCAGACGAACTCATTCGCGAACTGCGTGGGTGCAGCGGGGTCATTGCATATCGGCTGCATGCGAGCATCACGTCATTTGCACTCGGCGTTCCCTCTATCGGACTGTCGTGGAACTTCAAGGTGCCGTATTTCTACGAATCCGTGGGCTATGGGGATCGCGCGCTGAGTCCGGAAGAGTGGCAAGCCGAGAAGGTCGTTCCCGCGATCGAGCGTGCAATGAAGGACGGCATCGTCAAAGACGAAGAATTCCTCAAGTCCGTCTACAACACCCTGTTTACGGGGATCCGAGACGTGCTCGCTCCCGGCAATCCTGCAACCCCCTACGAATTCTCGGAGCTCTGGGAAGGGATGCCGCGGCAATTGGCTACTGGTTCCAAGGGCTACCGCGATAAGGTCAACCGGAAGCTGCGTCGTACTTACGAGAACTACCAGAAACTATATGACAAAGCACAGTCAACGGATTGATTGTGGACGCTAGAGAAAGAGCCAATCGTGGCACGCACTGAAGTTCTGCTGCTGACTAACCGAGATTCTGACAATATCGGTGATCAGATTATTGAAGCCTCTGTTATAAGCCTGTTGAAAGCGGCTGCAGAGAACCTTGGAATTGCATCAGATTCGTTCATTGTTCGCAGCCGAGCCGCCAGCATCATCAGCAAGAAATACATGAGCACGGGTGACGAGTCTCTGCTCGAGCCGGCTCGACGAGCCATTTCCAGGGCTGACGTAGTAGTCTTCGGCGGAGCGCCATTATTCAACTACGTCTACCAAGTCTTCTACCGGCGAACTATCCGGACGGTCGAACTTGCCGAGGAGTACGGGGTCCCTGTGCTCTTCTCCAGTATCGGCGTGGAGCCCTACAATGACGCAGACGAACGTTCGCTGGCGCTGCAGACTGCGCTGAGGAAACCCGTCGTTCGCCAGATCACCACCAGAGACGATCTGGAATCGACACAGAAATATGTTGAGGGGACAGGGATTCCTACGGCGCTCGTGTCTGACCCCGCTGTCTTCGCTGATTCGGTGTTTGAGAAGGTGCGTCCAATTGACGATCCGCGTGGACGCAGCCGGAAACGTATCGGCCTCGTCGTCACCAGGTCCGGTGTGTTCCCCGACAACGGAATTCCTTTCAGTGAAGCAGATCAGCGCAATTTCTGGCTTGGGGTGATCGACGAGCTGACCGCGAGAGGCGACGACTATCGACTGTTCACCACTGGTCATTTCGACGATGAGATCTTCCTCGATTCTCTGGTTCGACACCATGGGGTGCAGGGGAAGAATGCTGCCGTCACTCTCAACTCGCCAGAAGAGCTCATCGAACAGCTTCGTAGCTGTGATGGTGTCATCGCCTATCGTCTTCACGCGTCGATCACATCGTTCGCCTTCGACATCCCTTCAATCGGGCTGACGTGGAATTTCAAGGTTCCGGATTTCTACCGTTCTGTTGATTATCCGGAACGAGCGCTGGAGACGGCAGATTGGAAGCCTTCGACAGTTCTCAGCGCACTCGACAGAGCTATGAGCGAGGGAGTGGAGAAGGACGACGATTTCATGATCTCGGTCTATCGAACCCTGTTCTCAGGATTGAAAGACATCCTCAAACCCAGCGAACAGATCGAACCCTATTCACTGGAGGAGCTCCGGGAGAAGCTGCCACGGTATGCGGGTACTTCGCGCAAGCAGTACCAAGAAAAGATGCGACGAAAGCTTCGTCGATCGTATGGCTTCTACCAGGACAAGATTGCCGCAAACGCAGTGAAACCGTCCGCTGGACAGTCGGGTCGTACACAGCCGCAGTCGCTCCTGCGAAGTGTGAGGACTCGACTGAAGCGTGGATTGAAGCGATAGTGCGTCTCGAGATTCGGCAGACAGCGCAGATGACGGCCGATGCGTAAACGGGTGGTTGCGGCCAGTCCTGTTCAGGAGCTGATTCGTCCTCACAGGATTGCGTTCTCAGTCTCTTAGCTCAGCCAGTGCTATTTCGACTGAATTCCCTTCTGCATCTTTCAACTTGATCGCGCAGCCCTGCTTTTTTGCAGCTGAGCGAGGGATGACTATTGACGCTTGGTCAGTTGAATGGACGATGAGTCTGGCAGCCTTTGACCTGGCCGTACTGGTTGCCTGGTAGGACGCAGCCTTCATATTCGAAACCTGTCCACCGATCACAAGGACCACAGAACGTCCGACTTCGAACTGATCAACGACGTGCAGCTCATGTCTCTTGACGGGATCGAGATGCTTCTCAGTGGGTCCCAAGTCGACGGAAAGTCCGCCAGATTGGTCGAAGAACACGACGCCTTCGACCGGATCACCGATCAGGCGCGGAGCAATATCCAATCCTGGTGCCCGGGACAATCCTAAACGCTCACGCACCACCGTAGATGACCACTTCGCTTTGATGAATATTTCCCAGATGCCCGAATCGGCCAATTTCGAGATTGGAACTTCGTTTGAGAATCTCACTCGGGTACCGAATCTTCGAGTGTATGTTCGAGATGTGTCGATCTTAGACGTGACCTTTGTTCCGAGCTTACGGTGGCGAAAGATGATGTGGGCGCTGTCAGGAGCGCGGTCTAAGCCGGCGACTCCGAACTCTCCCCGGATAGTGATCGCGTCTGCCGTCGAAGTAATCGACTCGAGTGATTGGTGGAGCCTGACACGCAGGTCGCCCACGCTGTCACCCGCGCGGGG
Proteins encoded in this region:
- a CDS encoding polysaccharide pyruvyl transferase family protein gives rise to the protein MSPTRILLLTNRDSDNVGDQIIEATVLSIIKGVMKNLGFGTDDFVISSRAAGIISRRYMATKDPELLTAARDEISKADLIIFGGAPLFNYAYQNFYRRTIVTLELAQEYGVPVIFSSIGVEKFDATNEKSQALKKALELPVVRQITTRDDIESLRKYAQGTNVPVAHVADPAVLADIVYRKKPEPAPAPKPVPSVPVRAKRKLKRIVKRIVARSAASNVAKPATTPVQPVAKAPVAAEPKPQRIGLVVTRAGIFADNRIDFSEDDQRRFWLETIALLEEKGYDYRLFTTGHFSDEVFLDTLIKSSGIPAKKAAVTVNSPDELIRELRGCSGVIAYRLHASITSFALGVPSIGLSWNFKVPYFYESVGYGDRALSPEEWQAEKVVPAIERAMKDGIVKDEEFLKSVYNTLFTGIRDVLAPGNPATPYEFSELWEGMPRQLATGSKGYRDKVNRKLRRTYENYQKLYDKAQSTD
- a CDS encoding polysaccharide pyruvyl transferase family protein yields the protein MARTEVLLLTNRDSDNIGDQIIEASVISLLKAAAENLGIASDSFIVRSRAASIISKKYMSTGDESLLEPARRAISRADVVVFGGAPLFNYVYQVFYRRTIRTVELAEEYGVPVLFSSIGVEPYNDADERSLALQTALRKPVVRQITTRDDLESTQKYVEGTGIPTALVSDPAVFADSVFEKVRPIDDPRGRSRKRIGLVVTRSGVFPDNGIPFSEADQRNFWLGVIDELTARGDDYRLFTTGHFDDEIFLDSLVRHHGVQGKNAAVTLNSPEELIEQLRSCDGVIAYRLHASITSFAFDIPSIGLTWNFKVPDFYRSVDYPERALETADWKPSTVLSALDRAMSEGVEKDDDFMISVYRTLFSGLKDILKPSEQIEPYSLEELREKLPRYAGTSRKQYQEKMRRKLRRSYGFYQDKIAANAVKPSAGQSGRTQPQSLLRSVRTRLKRGLKR